The following proteins are encoded in a genomic region of Candidatus Omnitrophota bacterium:
- a CDS encoding DUF1365 family protein, with protein MKSRIYTGHIFHQRKYPAEHSFKYPVYFFALDVDELQELDRHVKGFGYNRFNALSVKSEDYMRLYKGTPWDKIREAFSHNGTLPLIRRVELLTMPRIAGYAFRPVSFFLCYGSRGELVAAVADVNNTFAENHLYRLEHPKQSEKSGAVCFEASKEFHVSPFYDMQGDYEFRFSQLGEGLDIRIDLYREGRLEFQSKLWGRALPLNTPNLIRSAMRYSLSVVLAFPWICWEAAKLHFRKKLQVFKKPVPASEMTSQYPLRGLLNKWRMSLMLGLLSRIDEGQIRVTLPDGTEKDLGDPESGVRANLRIRDWAFFKRVLRDGDVGFGETYTEGIWDTEDLTALLRILLRNLPSLEAPLRRFSWLGRLRNRLLHMLRPNSLQGSSQNIREHYDLSNDFFRLFLDPSMMYSCAYFAQGSEPLEEAQQAKISKILDKAQLTDSHHVLEIGCGWGSFAIEAVKRTGCRVTAVTISQEQFDWACRRVAEEGLESRIEVVLCDYRQLEGKYDRIVSIEMLEAVGHEYLGAFFKTCDALLKPDGWAVFQVITMPDERYEDYRASSDWIQKHIFPGGHLPSLGAISEALARETSLRIGEVENIGLHYAPTLARWRQRLLNRREEVRNLGFDENFLRKWVYYFAYCEAGFAEAFLNTLHLVLRRKEARPAHSPSGVADECN; from the coding sequence ATGAAATCCAGGATTTACACAGGGCATATATTCCATCAAAGGAAGTATCCTGCGGAGCATTCTTTCAAGTACCCGGTATATTTCTTTGCCCTGGACGTGGATGAACTCCAGGAGCTAGACCGGCATGTTAAGGGCTTTGGGTACAATCGTTTCAATGCCCTCTCTGTTAAGTCTGAGGATTACATGCGGCTCTATAAGGGGACTCCCTGGGATAAGATTCGAGAAGCCTTTTCCCACAATGGGACTTTGCCTTTGATTCGACGCGTGGAGCTGCTGACCATGCCCAGAATAGCGGGCTATGCTTTCAGACCGGTGAGTTTCTTTCTCTGCTATGGCTCCCGGGGTGAACTTGTGGCTGCAGTGGCGGATGTCAATAACACCTTTGCAGAGAATCACCTTTACCGTCTGGAGCATCCAAAGCAATCGGAGAAGTCCGGAGCCGTTTGTTTCGAAGCATCCAAGGAATTCCATGTCAGTCCTTTTTACGATATGCAGGGAGACTATGAGTTTAGATTTAGTCAATTAGGAGAAGGCTTGGATATCCGGATCGATCTCTATAGGGAAGGCCGTCTCGAATTCCAATCCAAGCTGTGGGGACGAGCCCTACCGCTCAATACTCCCAATCTTATACGGTCTGCGATGCGCTACTCTTTGAGTGTAGTGCTGGCTTTTCCGTGGATTTGCTGGGAGGCGGCTAAGCTCCATTTTCGAAAAAAGCTACAAGTCTTTAAGAAACCTGTTCCGGCTTCCGAGATGACCAGTCAATATCCTCTGCGTGGATTGCTGAACAAGTGGCGGATGAGTCTTATGCTGGGTTTGCTTTCCCGCATTGATGAAGGACAGATCAGAGTGACCCTACCCGATGGGACAGAGAAAGACCTTGGAGATCCAGAGTCCGGGGTACGAGCCAACTTGAGGATTCGAGACTGGGCCTTCTTCAAGAGAGTGTTGCGGGATGGGGATGTGGGTTTTGGTGAGACCTACACCGAGGGGATTTGGGACACGGAAGATCTCACAGCACTGTTGCGGATTCTGCTCCGGAACCTCCCGTCCTTGGAGGCGCCGCTGAGGCGTTTCTCTTGGCTGGGCCGCTTGCGCAACCGTCTTCTCCACATGTTGAGGCCCAATAGCTTGCAGGGGAGCTCTCAAAACATCCGCGAACACTACGACCTGAGCAACGACTTCTTCCGCTTATTTCTGGATCCTTCCATGATGTATTCTTGCGCCTATTTTGCCCAGGGGAGTGAGCCTCTGGAAGAGGCTCAGCAGGCCAAAATTTCCAAGATTCTCGATAAGGCGCAGCTGACGGATTCGCACCATGTGTTGGAGATCGGTTGCGGTTGGGGCAGCTTTGCAATCGAAGCGGTCAAGCGTACGGGTTGCCGGGTGACCGCCGTGACGATTTCCCAGGAGCAATTCGATTGGGCTTGCCGTCGCGTGGCCGAGGAAGGATTGGAATCTCGTATCGAGGTGGTGCTTTGCGATTACCGGCAGCTCGAGGGAAAGTACGATCGTATTGTGTCTATTGAGATGCTCGAGGCCGTGGGGCACGAGTACTTGGGGGCCTTTTTCAAGACCTGTGATGCCTTACTCAAGCCGGACGGCTGGGCCGTGTTTCAGGTCATCACGATGCCGGATGAACGCTACGAAGACTATCGCGCGAGCAGCGATTGGATTCAGAAGCACATTTTCCCTGGCGGCCATCTGCCGAGTTTGGGAGCGATATCCGAGGCCCTCGCGCGCGAGACAAGCCTGCGCATCGGTGAGGTGGAGAATATTGGTTTGCACTATGCCCCAACCTTAGCCCGGTGGAGGCAGCGTCTACTTAACCGCCGCGAAGAGGTTAGGAACCTGGGCTTTGACGAGAACTTCCTGCGCAAGTGGGTCTACTACTTCGCCTATTGTGAAGCGGGTTTTGCCGAAGCTTTCTTGAACACACTGCATCTTGTGCTGCGCCGTAAGGAGGCACGGCCGGCGCACAGCCCCTCAGGAGTTGCCGATGAATGCAACTAG